CATTTGACATGGTGGCTTGCTGAAAAATCACGTTCCTGACGAAGCCGGTGCTGGGCCGGCCCCACGACTTTATTCTCACGCCGTTCTCCGTACCCGTAAACGTAACCGTTTTAACTGTCACGTTCTGCACCCCTGGCTCTTTCAGCTCTTTCCCCAGGCTGCCAATGCTGCATTCCCAATTTCACATTTTCATTTAgttattaaaatcaaaatcatttaatTGCAATCAATAATGGTTTAATTGATGAAATTTGAATGATGATGAATTAGTGGATTACGTACCTAATGCCATGGCCAGGCCCGCAGGCGACGTTTTCGATCCAGAGGTTGGAAGTACCGGGGCCCACCGAAACACAGTCGTCGCCCGTTGAGATGGTGGCACCGGAGATTGTGACACCGGTGGAGAGCTCAACGTGGATGCCGTCGGTGTTGGGACTGTCCCCCGGCGCCGTCACCCTCACGCGCTGCACCTTCACGTTCCGGCACTGGTGTATTACTATGTGGAACATTTGGCTGTTCACCGAGGCCAGTCCGCTGATCAGTATCTCCTCCGAATTCGAAAATTCCAGCGACTGCGTCCAAattgatcaattaattaattaaccaaAACCCATTTTATGACATGAAACTCTGAATTGAACTACATTAATATTAAGATGATTAACAATTATTTaattttcgaattttgaattaaatactgGCGGCGGTTGAAGTGCTAGTGATTAAACCGAATTCATTAGCACCCACCCCGGTTGGTTACTGAGAAAATAGAGAGAAAATTCAGTACGTACCGTGGCACCGGGACAAGAAGAAGCCTTGCCGGACTTTTTACAGGCCCAGACTGCGGAGCCCTGGGCTTCAAGAGTTCCGCCGAGGAGGGAGACGCCGGCGACGGCTTCGAAGGTAATCCAGCTTCCGACACTGCCGAGGGCGCGGTAGTTGGCGGGACCGACGAGGGTGCCGTCGATGCGGAAAGTGGTGGCGCGGTTTCTGCAGGAGTGGCCGGTGAAGAGGAGGGGCGTTGCGACCAAGTAGCGGCCGGGCGGCACGTATATCTGGGCGGGGAAGGCTGAGGCGCATGCGGTGGCCCACGCACGGACGAACGTTTGGGCGCAGTCGGTGCGGCCGTCGGGTCTGGCTCCCAACTTGACCACGTTAATTTGGGTTAATGCGCCGCCACCTGCATTAGCCGGGTCGAAGCAGAGGAAGAAGAACAGTATGAGAATTGAAAGCAGAGCGCAACTGTTGTTGTTCTCCATTTGCAGTCTTAATTTTGGTTACAGTGCGTTTATGGAGAGAGTGGGGAGAGGAAGTTGAGATGGGATGAAGGTGGTGGGAAGTGTGGGGAgttgaggaggtatttatagggGCGTGGATGAAAGAGTTTAATGGCATGTGGGGTACAAAAaggaaatatggaaaataaaatgAAGCCCCTTTGTCTGCCGAACTTTCCATGACTTGCTTCGGGCGCCATTTCAGGGGAGCAGATTATGGTCTCCTTCAACTTCttcttttcatcttcttcttcttcttcttcttattaattattttttttgttttctattttatattaattaataatacaataaattatatatatatatatatatatatattaagaaataACACTTCAAAATTGTGAACATAAATTTACATAATTCAATAATATGTCTACATTTATAAAGTTTAATATATTATGTCGTATAGTTATATTGGACCATAACTCTAACACACTGTACTATATTCTTATACAATGTACTGTGATATGACTTTATTTATAATAGTTTTTAAGTATATATCCTCTATATATAAGACATAActcaacattatatatatatatatatatatttatatacatataatatgGTTTCCCCGCGAAAAGGCTAGTATTAATGGTTATTGAGAGGTGTGTGTTGAAATCGATTTACAAAAATGGAATTAATATAAGGTCTAGTAGCCAACATTCAAGTTTATTTTTGACATTTAGCTAggaatatattatatgtatagGAGTTAGGATGGGAAAATACCAAATCTACTGCCTGCCTGCGCCTGCCTAGCTACATATCTACCCTAGCTACTATCTTTAGTCACGTGAGTAGTGCACTTAATTTCTCCTTTTCTTGTGTTAATTAAATTAGTTTGTGTTTGGCTGCGGGCACATGGAGTTCTTTGTTAAGGGTTTGAATTGTTTTCCCGACCGATTGATTAGGTCATTGCTAGGAGGGATTTAGGGGAGGATGACTAAATTAAGCTCGGAGGTATAGTCGGTTAatataaaactaaaaaaggaaagagaaaatgTTTTCCTTtagtaattataatttttttcaaaaagactTATAATTATGAATTGTATAATTAAGATTATTTATGATCGTGGGTCTCATGATGGGCATAGTGTGGAGCCCGGCCACAACAATTGCCAGGCAAAAATTTCATGGTTTGTACTTAGCTAACTAGCCTTattcaaaaaagagaaaataattaaTTTGAGTTTCATAAAGGGCCGACATTCCAATTGTTAGATCACATGAAGCTTtgtaatgaaaattttaattatagtaATTCTTTGTTAAAGGTCTTATGATGGCCTAGTGTGGAGTACACGCATTGTGTAACCATAACAACTGAAAACCAAAATCGCATCATTCTCCAATTATAGAAAATGATCTGAGTCTTGTACGAGACCGACATTCTAAAGTTTAAAAACTAATGAGACTTCCGCATTCAATGTATCAAGTTCCAACACTGAAAAggttttaaataaattaatttagaATCAATTAGAGATGGCTGATTACTTTTTATGTTTGAGTACTCTGACGACGAACTTCCAAATAGACTAAAAGGGAAATATGAGAGATTTGAGAAGACAAATAACACGTTTAAATTAATAATTGAATGCTAATTTTGGGAGACAgactaaaatttaaatattaagtgTCGAATGATTTATgttcgtatatatatattttaaaagaaaaaaggaaaaaaaagggaaggggagagagaaaaaggaggaaggaaataagaaaagagaagtaGAGGGAACATGGGGGGTTGCTTGAAACGTGAGAATTTGGGGAAAAGGGAAGGGAAGGGAAGGAAAGGAGGAATTAATAGAAGAAAGTACATTTCCAATGCATAAAATATAATTCCTCCCTGTTATCTCGGCTTGCGGCTGTATCGCCGGCTCTTCTTGCTTTCTGAGCAACCTCTACGCCGCCCAATTCCCCCTGTTTTTCTGTTTCCTTCTCCCCtccttttaattcttttttcttttttcttttttaaattttaaattttttcctcAAGAAAAAAAGATTGTTCGGTCCGATTAAGTGAAGAAtttaagagaaaaaaagaaaagaaaaggaaaataagggagaAACTTGTTTTCTTTTATAGTCGAGTTAACTCAAGTGATAAGGGCGACTTGTAACTCTAGTAACCCCAATATCACTGGTTTGATTCTCCATTGAAGCATTATATAGGTGAATTATTAGGGGTGCGTCAATGGGCGGACGTCTCATCCCTACAGGTTTAGTGCCACAGCGTAGTGTCTAAAGTGGCGCGATGGTGACTAGAGTTAcatagttattaaaaaaaaaaattattttctcttatatttttcttctttataaaATACTATGAAAAATGAACGTTTGTTTTAGTAtgactaaaattaaaataaaaaatgttaaggAGGTGTAAAATCAAATTTGTGT
This genomic stretch from Malania oleifera isolate guangnan ecotype guangnan chromosome 3, ASM2987363v1, whole genome shotgun sequence harbors:
- the LOC131150381 gene encoding polygalacturonase-like; protein product: MENNNSCALLSILILFFFLCFDPANAGGGALTQINVVKLGARPDGRTDCAQTFVRAWATACASAFPAQIYVPPGRYLVATPLLFTGHSCRNRATTFRIDGTLVGPANYRALGSVGSWITFEAVAGVSLLGGTLEAQGSAVWACKKSGKASSCPGATSLEFSNSEEILISGLASVNSQMFHIVIHQCRNVKVQRVRVTAPGDSPNTDGIHVELSTGVTISGATISTGDDCVSVGPGTSNLWIENVACGPGHGISIGSLGKELKEPGVQNVTVKTVTFTGTENGVRIKSWGRPSTGFVRNVIFQQATMSNVQNPIVIDQNYCPSHQNCPSQVSGIKISNVIYENIHGTSATEVAVKFDCSPKSPCSGIRMENVKLTYQNRPAVASCVNAGGIALGLVEPKTCL